A window of Helicobacter pylori genomic DNA:
AAAAAAGAATGCTCATTGCCTTTAACGGGAAAAGGCGTGGTGCATCAATTGATAACGGATTTAGCGGTGTTTGAGTTTTCCAATAACGCCATGAGATTAGTGGAATTGCAAGAGGGGGTGAGCGTTGATCAAGTTAAGGAAAAGACAGAAGCTGAATTTGAAGTGCACTTGTAGTTTATAAAAGGGGTGTTTATGTTTTTATTAAGGCATTTGACTTCAGCGTGCGTGTTTTTGGCTTCTAAATGCTTGCCGGACTCCTTTGTTTTAGTGACTCTTCTATCGTTCATTGTGTTTGTTCTTGTTTATTGTTTGACAGGGCAAGATGCATCGTCTGTGATTTCTAGCTGGGGGAATGGCGCTTGGACGCTTTTAGGCTTTTCTATGCAAATGGCTCTTATTTTGGTGCTAGGTCAGGCTTTGGCTAGCGCTAAATTGGTCCAAAAACTCTTAAAATATCTGGCGTCTTTACCGAAAGGGTATTATACGGCTCTATTGTTGGTTACTTTTTTATCGTTAATCGCTAATTGGATCAATTGGGGTTTTGGCTTGGTGATTAGCGCGATTTTTGCAAAAGAGATCGCTAAAAATGTTAAAGGGGTGGATTACAGACTGCTTATCGCTAGCGCTTATTCGGGTTTTGTGATCTGGCATGGCGGTTTGTCAGGCTCAATCCCTTTAAGCGTTGCGACCCAAAATGAGAATTTGTCTAAAATCAGCGCTGGGGTGATTGAAAAGGCTATCCCCATTAGCGAAACGATTTTTTCCGCTTATAATTTGATCATTATAGGGATCATTCTTATAGGGTTACCCTTTTTAATGGCAATAATCCACCCTAAAAAAGAGGAGATTGTTGAGATTGATGCAAAGCTTTTAAAAGATGAGTACAAAGAGATTGAACTCATTGATCACCAAAAAGACAAAACGATTGCGCATTTTTTGGAAAACAGTGCCTTGCTTTCTTATCTTTTGGTTTTTTTGGGTTTTGGGTATCTTGGTGTTTATTTTTTTAAAGGGGGAGGGATTAGTTTAAACATTGTCAATACGATCTTCCTTTTTTTAGGCATTTTGCTCCATAAAACCCCTTTAGCTTATGTGAAAGCGATTAACCATTCCACTAGGAGCGTGGCGGGGATTTTGCTCCAATTCCCTTTTTATGCTGGGATTATGGGAATGATGGCAGGGCATAGTGAAGGGGGGCATTCTTTAGCGCAAATGCTTTCTTTAGCGTTCACGCACATCGCTAATGAAAAAACTTTCGCGCTCATGACTTTTTTGAGCGCAGGGATTGTCAATATTTTCATCCCGTCTGGTGGGGGGCAATGGGCGATTCAAGCTCCTATCATGCTCCCTGCAGGGCAAAGTTTGGGGGTGGATCCGGGCGTGGTTTCTATGGCTATCGCTTGGGGGGACGCTTGGACGAATATGATACAGCCTTTTTGGGCTTTGCCTGCATTAGCGATCGCTGGTTTGGGCGCTAAAGACATTATGGGGTATTGCGTTTTGACTTTAATTTTTGTAGGCTTAGTCGTGTGTGGGGTGTTTTATTTTTTAGTGTGAGTTTTTTATCTAAACCCGCACTCTTTGAAATGGCGTGAAAAGTTTTTTCTTTTTATTCCTTAAACGCTCCTATAATTAAGGCTTATTTCGTTACAATAACCCTATCACCCATCAAGGAAGTGTTTTGTTTTTCAAATTTATTTTATGTTTATTGTTAGGAATGTTTGCATGGGCAAAAGAGGATATTCCCACCCCATTAACGCCCTCTAAACGCTATTCTATCAATATAATGACTGAAAATGATGGCTATATCAATCCTTATATTGATGAGTATTACACGGCAGGCAATCAAATAGGCTTTTCTACTAAAGAATTTGATTTTTCTAAAAATAAAGCGATGAAATGGACTTCGTATTTAGGATTTTTTAACAAAAGCCCTAGGGTTACTCGTTTTGGCATTTCTCTCGCTCAAGACATGTACACCCCCTCACTTGAAAACAGAAAATTAGTGCATTTGCATGACAACCACCCTTATGGGGGGTATTTACGGGTGAATTTGAATGTGTATAACCGCCATAAAACTTTCATGGAATTGTTCACGCTTTCTTTAGGCACAACAGGGCAAGATTCTCTAGCCGCCCAAACACAGCGTCTTATCCACAAATGGGGCCATGACCCCCAATTTTATGGCTGGAACACACAGCTCAAAAACGAATTTATTTTTGAATTGCATTACCAATTGCTTAAAAAAGTCCCTCTTTTAAAGACTCGTTTTTTTTCTATGGAGTTAATGCCTGGGTTTAATGTGGAGCTGGGCAATGCGAGGGATTATTTCCAACTAGGCTCGCTCTTTAGGGCTGGGTATAACTTGGACGCTGATTACGGTGTCAATAAGGTCAATACCGCTTTTGATGGGGGCATGCCTTATAGCGATAAGTTTTCCATCTATTTTTTTGTAGGGGCTTTTGGGCGCTTCCAACCCCTTAATATTTTCATTCAAGGCAATAGCCCTGAAACTAGGGGGATTGCCAACTTAGAATACTTTGTTTATGCTAGCGAAATAGGAGCGGCTATGATGTGGCGTAGCCTTAGGGTGGCTTTTACGATCACCGATATTAGTAAAACTTTCCAATCCCAACCTAAGCACCATCAAATCGGCACCTTAGAATTGAATTTCGCCTTTTGATTTGATATAAATTTAATTTTTTCTTTTTATTTGATACTTTTTAGCGGTTTTGATGGGTATTATTGGCGTTTATGGAGCGATTTTATTACTATTATTCACTTTACAATACTAAATTTTCACATTGTCATTGATTAATTTTGAAATAAACGATTTCCATTTTAAATTCTGTCCTATACTTCTAATAGGTTGCCTTGAGCAACACTTTAATACAAAGGAGTAGAATATGAAAGACGCAAGAGTTCAGGTGATGGGTATTGATGCCGGTGGCACCATGACGGACACATTTTTTGTTAAAGAAAATGGTAGTTTCGTAGTTGGTAAAGCCCAAAGCAACCCAGAAGATGAGAGCTTAGCTATTTATAATAGCTCGCAAGACGCTTTATCGCATTGGAAATCAGATGTCAGTAAGGTTTATCCAGAGTTGCTCACTTGTGTGTATTCAGGCACGGCGATGCTCAATCGGGTCGTGCAAAGAAGAGGTATGGAAGTGGGTCTGATTTGCAATAAGGGTTTTGAGCAAATGCATTCTATGGGTAGGGCGTTGCAATCTTACCTTGGGTATGCACTAGAAGAAAGGCTTCATATTAACACGCACAAATATGATGATCCGCTGATCCCTTTAAAAAGGATTAGAGGCGTTACAGAAAGAACCGATGTCAAGGGGCAAGTGGTTATTCCGGTGCGTTCAGAAGATGTTGAAATTGCTGTTAAGGAGCTTGTAGAAGCGGGTGCAAAAGCTATTGTCATTTGCTTGTTGCAATCTCATAAAAACGCTGAAAGCGAGCGGATCGTTAGAGATATTGCACTCAAAGAGCTTGAAAAATTGGGTAAAAATATCCCTGTATTCGCTTCTGTGGATTACTACCCTCAAAGAAAAGAAAGCCACAGAATGAACACCACCATTTTAGAAGCTTATGCGGCTGAACCAAGCAGGCAAACTCTCTCTAAAGTCAGCAACCGCTTCAAAGAGCATGGCGCTAAATTTGATCTTCGTGTGATGGCAACGCATGGAGGCACCATTAGTTGGAAAGCTAAAGAGCTCGCTAGGACGATTGTGAGCGGTCCTATTGGAGGGGTGATTGGATCTAAACTGCTGGGCGAAACGCTTGGCTATGACAATATCGCATGCAGTGATATTGGCGGCACGAGCTTTGATATGGCGCTTATTGTTAAGAGCAATTTTAATATCGCTTCTGACCCTGATATGGCACGCCTTGTCCTCTCTCTACCGCTTGTGGCTATGGATTCTGTTGGTGCAGGTGCAGGGAGCTTTGTGCGTATTGATCCGCACAGCCGATCAGTCAAACTAGGGCCTGATAGTGCGGGGTATAGAGTTGGCACTTGTTGGAAAGACAGCGGATTGGATACGGTTTCGGTGACAGATTGTCACATTGTTTTAGGCTATTTGAATCCGGATAATTTCTTAGGCGGTTTAATCAAATTAGATGTGGAAAGGGCTAAAAAACACATTAAAGAGCAAATCGCTGATCCGCTAGGCATTAGCGTAGAAGATGCGGCTGCGGGTGTGATTGAGTTGCTTGATTTGGAGCTTAAAGAATACTTGCGATCCAATATTAGCGCTAAAGGGTATAGTCCGTCTGATTTTGTGTGTTTTTCATATGGTGGTGCAGGGCCTGTGCATACCTATGGCTATACAGAAGGTTTAGGGTTTAAGGATGTGGTAGTGCCTGCGTGGGCGGCTGGGTTTAGCGCTTTTGGTTGCGCTTGTGCTGATTTTGAATACAGATACGACAAGAGCGTTGATATAGCCATTCCGCAGTATTCTTCAGACGAGTCAAAAAAAGAAGCATGCAAAATTATTCAAGATGCATGGGATGAATTGACTTTAAAAGTGATTGAAGAATTTAAAATCAATGGATTTTCTCAAAAAGATGTGATTTTAAGACCTGGATACCGGATGCAGTATATGGGGCAGTTGAATGATTTAGAAATCACTTCTCCTGTATCAAAGGCTCAAAGCGTGGCTGATTGGGAAGAGATAGTCAAAGAATATGAAAAAACCTACGCTCGGGTTTATTCTGAATCCGCTTGTTCTCCAGAGCTTGGCTTTAGTGTGACTGGGGTAATTATGCGTGGGGTTGTGGCTACACAAAAACCTGTGATTCCGGTTGAAAAAGAGCATGGTGCTACACCTTCAAAAGAAGCCAAAATAGGCGTTAGGAAATTCTATCGCCATAAGAAATGGGTGGATGCAGATGTGTGGCAAATGGAAAAATTACTGCCTGGAAATGAAGTGATAGGACCTGCGATCATAGAATCAGATGCAACCACATTCGTGGTACCCAAAGGCTTTGCGACAAAGTTAGACAAACACCGATTGTTCCACTTGAAAGAAATTAAATAAAGGAGTTCCAAATGGCAAATTTATTGAAAAACGGCAAAACTTTAAAACAAGCTAGAGATGAAATCCTAGCCAGGACAGAAAAAACAGGTTATTATAATGGGCTTGAAAAATTAGAGTTCAAAGAAAGCGATCCGATCGGTTATGAAAAAATGTTTTCTAAATTGAGAGGCGGTATCGTGCATGCTAGAGAAACAGCCAAAAGGATTGCTGCAAGCCCTATCGTTGAGCAAGAGGGGGAATTGTGCTTCACGCTTTATAACGCTGTGGGCGATAGCGTGCTGACTTCTACGGGTATCATTATCCATGTGGGTACTATGGGATCGGCTATCAAATACATGGTAGAGAATGATTGGGAAGATAACCCCGGCATCAATGATAAGGATATTTTCACCAATAATGACTGCGCGATTGGGAATGTGCACCCATGCGATATTATGACCCTTGTGCCTATTTTTCACGATGAAAAATTGATTGGGTGGGTAGGTGGCGTTACGCATGTGATCGATACCGGATCCGTTACTCCAGGATCGATGAGCACCGGACAGGTTCAAAGATTTGGGGATGGATACATGATCACTTGCCGTAAGACAGGGGCGAATGATGAGAGTTTTAAAGACTGGTTGCATGAATCCCAAAGATCAGTAAGAACGCCTAAATATTGGATTTTGGATGAAAGGACTAGGATTGCAGGATGCCATATGATTAGGGATCTTGTGATGGAAGTGATTAAAGAAGATGGCATTGATTCTTACATGCGATTCATTGATGAGGTGATTGAAGAAGGAAGAAGAGGCCTTATTTCTAGGATCAAATCCATGACCATACCGGGCAAGTATAGAAAAGTAGCGTTTGTGGATGTGCCTTATGCACATAAGGATATTGGCGTGTGCTCTGAGTTTGCTAAATTAGACACAATCATGCATTCTCCGGTAGAAATCACTATCAACAAGGACGCTACATGGAAATTAGACTTTGATGGTGCGTCTAGGTGGGGGTGGCACTCTTTTAATTGCAATCAAGTGTCCTTTACTAGCGGTATTTGGGTAATGATGACTCAAACATTGATCCCCACTTCTCGCATCAATGATGGCGCTTATTTTGCAACTCAATTCAGACTCAAAAAAGGGACTTGGATGAATCCAGATGATAGGCGCACCGGGCATGCTTATGCATGGCACTTCTTGGTATCCGGCTGGAGTGCTTTGTGGAGAGGCTTGTCTCAAGCGTATTACAGCCGAGGGTATTTAGAAGAGGTCAATTCTGGAAACGCTAACACTTCCAATTGGTTGCAAGGCGGTGGTATCAACCAGGATGGAGAAATCCATGCGGTGAATAGCTTTGAAACGAGTTCTTGTGGGACCGGTGCTTGTGCAATTAAAGATGGCTTGAACCATGCGGCAGCTATTTGGAATCCAGAAGGCGATATGGGCGATGTTGAAATTTGGGAAATGGCAGAGCCTCTTCTTTATTTAGGCAGGAATGTCAAGGCCAATACCGGTGGGTATGGGAAATATCGAGGCGGTAATGGGTTTGAAACCTTAAGAATGGTGTGGGGTGCGCATGATTGGACCATGTTCTTTATGGGTAATGGCTATATGAATAGCGATTGGGGTATGATGGGGGGCTATCCAGCAGCTAGTGGCTATAGGTTTGAAGCGCACAACACCGATTTAGAAAACAGGATTAAAAATAACGCCAGCTTGCCTTTGGGCGGTGATTTTAACCCGACTGATCGAGATTATGAAAAGCATATTTCTCATGCGTCTCAAGTCAAAAGGGATAAGCAATGCATCACCACAGAAAATTGCTTTGACAATTATGACTTGTATTTGAACTACATCAAAGGCGGTCCTGGATTTGGCGATCCGATTGAAAGGGATTTGAATGCTATTTTAGAAGATCTAAACAGCAAACAGCTATTGCCAGAATACGCTTACAAGGTTTATGGTGCGGTTGTGAGTCAAAATAAAGACGGCATTTGGGTAGGGGATGAAACTAAAACGAAAGCCAGAAGAAAAGAAATTCTTGAAACCAGGAAGGCGAGATCCATACCGGTAAAACAATGGATGGAGCAAGAAAGAAACGCTATCCTTGAAAAAGAAGCTTCCAAACAGGTTAAACACATGTATGCGACTAGCTTTGATCTTTCGCCAAAGTTTTTGAGCGATTTTAAAAAATTCTGGAACTTGCCAAAGAGCTGGACTATGCAAGAAGATGAGCTTGGTGTATTCACCTATGGCTCTAAATACAGAATGGATTTGAGCAAATTGCCTGATGTACGTACGGTTGTGTTGGTTGATGAGAAATAAGTTTTTAAAAAAATAAAGGAGAATGGTTATGTCAAAATACACACAAGAACAAATCAAAAATTTAGTAGAGGGGAGCTTGGATTGGAACACGATCTTAAAAATGCTGAGCATGCCTAAAGATCATGAGAGATTTCAAATGTATTTGAATGTGTTGCAAGACAAGGTGGATTTTGATGACAAAATAGTCTTACCTTTGGGGCCGCATTTATTTGTGGTGCAAAATCCTCAAAAAAAGTGGGAGATCAAATGTTCATGCGGTCATGCGTTTTGCACTCCAGAGGAAAATTGGAAATTGCATGCAAATATCTATGTGCGCGACACGGCAGAAAAAATGGAAGAGGTGTATCCTAAACTCTTAGCCAGCGATACTAACTGGCAAGTGTATCGGGAGTATATTTGTCCGGATTGCGGTATTCTTTTGGATGTGGAGGCACCGACTCCTTGGTATCCTGTGATCCATGATTTTGAGCCTGATATAGAGACATTCTATAAAGATTGGCTAGGGATACAACCCCCAGAAAGACGCTAAAATCGCTCAATCCTTTTTATGAAGAGACTTTATGTCTCTTTGGTGCATTAAAAAGCTTGGGTTATAACTTAACTCAAGCAAATTTTTCTTCAATCCCAACAAATTTAGCCACAAATTAGGACTTTTTCAAAATTTTAAGCTCTTTTTCTTTTTTTTTGATTTAATACTCGGTATAATCTTAATTCCACCTAACAAGGAAAAACTATGAAAGTAACACAAGGCATCACTAACGACTTTTTTGCCCTAACAAACACGATATTTTCTATTCTTGTACACCAGCAAAACTACACTTGGGAAGAAGAAAATTGTGGAAAATTACTGCAAGATGTTGTCAATATCTCTAAAAATAAGAAAACGCATTTTATGGATTCTATCACTATACTTTCAATAAAATAAAGGGTGTTTTTGACTAAAAAATTCATGTCTTGGATCGTGGTTATTGGGGCTTTAATTTGCGTGCTTTTAGGGGTGTTTATCTTCTTTACTAGCATGTCGGTTAAAAAATCTTTAGCCGCTCATCTTAACGCTTATCTAGAGCAACGCCCAAACATCAAAGGCATGGGGATTACAGGCGTTCCCTTTGAATGTAAGGGGTTTTTTAAAATTGCATGCGTTTCTAAAGAAGTGAGTTTTTTAGATTCTCAAAACTCCCCTATTGCGGGTTTTAAAGATTTAAATATCAAACTCCATTCTTTAGATAAAAGCTCTCTTATCCTTTCTATCAATTCGCAAATCAAATCCCCTATTTTAGAACAATCCATCCAGAAAAAAATAAATCAAATCCCTTTAAAAAACTTGAATAGCTTGTTGGAAAAAATCAAGCCCACGCGCTTGAACTGCTCTTTAAAATTCAACGCTTTAGACGAAAAAACCTTAAACGATAATTTAAAATGCGATTTGACTAATACCGACCATATCCTTTCTTACACTTTTTTTCAAGAGGGTTTAATGGAGATGCCAAAAAATCTCTCTCTTAAAACTCTTTTTAAAACCTTAAATTCCAAAGACGCTAAAGCCATAGAAGAGTTGCAAGACAAACTGCGTTTTTTAGCACCAAAGTTAGGCGTTTCTATCCAAGCGCACCATTTTAAAAACCTTTTAGAAGCCTTTTACAACCAAAATAAAGAGAGTTTGGGCTTTTTTTCCCCCTATTTTAGCTTGCGCGCTCAAACCCCTAGCGTTTCTTATGAAAGCGTGTTGACTTCTTTAGAAAAATATTTTATGGCTTTGTTCCAATCCCATTTTAAAGATGATACAGAACTCCAACAAAATTTTAAAGAATTTTTACAAGCCTTTGTCTCTATGGCTAAAGATAAACAATCCCAGATCACTCTTAACGCCCAAATCAAAGACAACACCAAGCTGACTTTTAACGCTTTGTTAGAAAGTCTTAGCACAAATTTCTTCAAATCGTATAAAATAAGCCATGAGTGATTTCAAAGTCCCTCCTAAAGCTAAAGGGTTTAAACGCCTTTTTAAAGCCCTTTTTTATTCTAAAGACGGGCTTAAATGCGCATGGATTGAAGAGAGCGCGTTCAGACAAATTATCATTTTGGCTCTTTTTTGCATCATTTTGGCGAGCTGTCTAGCCAAAGATTTTTTAGAATGGGGGCTATTGATTACGCCTTGTTTTTTATCGGTGATTATTGAATTAATTAATAGCTCTATTGAAAAGGCTGTGGATTTCACAGGCACAGAGTTCCACCCCTTAGCTAAAAAGGCCAAAGACATAGCCAGTTCAGCCCAGTTGGTAGGGCTTATTTTTTGGGCTTTGATTTGGGGGCGTTATCTTTTAACGCTTTATTTGAAGTAATTAAATTTTAGGGAGACACATGCAAGATCATTTAGTCAATGAAACAAAAAATATTGTAGAAGTGGGGATTGATTCTTCTATTGAAGAGAGTTATTTGGCTTATTCTATGAGCGTGATCATAGGGCGTGCTTTACCGGACGCTAGAGATGGTTTAAAGCCTGTGCATAGGCGTATTTTGTATGCGATGCATGAATTAGGCCTTACTTCCAAAGTCGCTTATAAAAAAAGCGCTAGGATTGTGGGTGATGTGATTGGTAAATACCACCCCCATGGCGATAGCGCGGTTTATGATGCGCTAGTGAGAATGGCGCAAGATTTTTCCATGCGTTTGGAATTGGTGGATGGGCAAGGAAACTTTGGCTCTATTGATGGCGATAACGCTGCGGCGATGCGTTACACTGAAGCCAGAATGACTAAGGCGAGCGAAGAAATTTTAAGGGATATTGATAAAGACACCATAGATTTTGTGCCTAATTACGATGACACTTTAAAAGAGCCGGATATTTTACCAAGCCGTCTGCCTAACCTTTTAGTCAATGGCGCTAATGGGATTGCCGTAGGGATGGCGACTTCTATACCCCCTCACAGGATTGATGAAATCATAGACGCTTTAGTGCATGTTTTAGAAAACCCCAACGCTGAATTGAATGAAGTTTTGGAATTTGTTATGGGGCCTGACTTTCCCACCGGTGGGATCATCTATGGTAAGGCAGGGATTGTTGAAGCCTATAAAACAGGGCGAGGGCGCGTGAAAGTGAGGGCCAAAGTGCATGTGGAAAAGACAAAACATAAAGAGGTTATCGTTTTAGATGAAATGCCTTTCCAAACCAATAAAGCCAAATTAGTGGAACAAATCAGCGATCTAGCGCGAGAAAAACAAATTGAAGGCATTAGCGAAGTGCGCGATGAAAGCGATAGGGAGGGCATTAGAGTGGTGATTGAGTTAAAAAGAGATGCAATGAGCGAAATTGTCTTAAACCATCTCTACAAACTCACCGCCATGGAAACCACTTTTAGCATCATTTTACTAGCGATTTATAACAAAGAGCCTAAAATTTTCACGCTTTTAGAGTTGTTGCACCTTTTCTTAAACCACAGAAAAACCATTATCATAAGGCGTACGATTTTTGAATTAGAAAAGGCTAAAGCCAGAGCGCACATTTTAGAGGGTTATTTGATCGCACTGGATAATATTGATGAAATCGTGCAGCTCATTAAAACGAGCGAAAGTCCCGAAATGGCTAAAAACGCCCTAATGGAGCGTTTCACTTTGAGCGAAATCCAAAGCAAGGCCATTTTAGAAATGCGTTTGCAACGCTTAACAGGCCTTGAAAGGGATAAGATCAAAGAAGAATACCAAAACTTGCTAGAGCTTATTGAGGAACTCAATGGCATTTTAAAGAGCGAAGATCGCTTGAATGAGGTCGTTAAAACAGAGCTTTTAGAAGTCAAAGAGCAATTTTCTTCTCCAAGGCGCACTGAAATTCAAGAATCTTATGAAAATATTGACATAGAGGATTTGATCGCTAATGAGCCTATGGTCGTGAGCATGAGCTATAAAGGCTATGTGAAAAGAGTGGATTTAAAAGTCTATGAAAGGCAAAATCGTGGCGGTAAGGGCAAGCTTTCAGGCAGCACTTATGAAGACGATTTTATTGAAAGCTTTTTTGTGGCTAACACGCATGATATTTTGCTCTTTATTACCAATAAGGGTCAATTGTATCATTTGAAAGTCTATAAAATCCCAGAAGCGAACCGGATCGCTATGGGTAAAGCTATTGTGAATTTAATCTCGCTCGCTCCGGATGAAAAAATCATGGCGACTCTAAGCACTAAAGATTTTAGCGATGAACGCTCTTTGGCTTTCTTCACAAAAAATGGGGTGGTCAAACGCACCAATTTGAGCGAATTTGGGAGCAACAGGAGTTGTGGTATCAGAGCGATTGTTTTAGATGAAGATGACGAATTGGTTAGCGCAAAAATAGTGGATAAAAACTCTAAGCATTTGCTCATCGCATCGCATTCTGGAACTTTCATTAAATTCCCTTTAGAAAATGTGCGCGAAATGGGAAGAAGCGCTCATGGGGTTAGGGGCATTAAATTGAATGAAAATGATTTTGTTGTCAGCGCGGTCGTTGTTAGCGATGATAGCAACAAGCTTTTGAGCGTGAGTGAAAACGGGCTTGGCAAGCAAACCTTAGCCGAAGCGTATAGAAAGCAAAATCGTGGGGGTAAGGGAGTCATTGGCATGAAACTCAATAAAAAAACCGGTAATCTAGTGAGCGTTATCAGCGTAGATGATGAAAACCTAGATCTCATGATCCTTACTGCGAGCGCGAAAATGATTAGGGTTTCTATTAAAGATATTAGAGAAACCGGAAGAAATGCCAGTGGGGTAAAGCTCATAAACACCGCTGATAAAGTCGTGTATGTCAATTCTTGCCCTAAAGAAGAAGAGCCAGAAAATTTAGAAACCCCTCCTGCACAAAAACCACAAAATTTGTTTGAGTGATGCGTTTTCTTTTATTCTTGTGTCCTTTATTTTATTTTTTAGGGGCTTTTTTGCATGCTTTTAGCCCCCTAGAAGATCAAGAATTTTTAATTTCGTACCGCTTGAAAATCGTTGATTCTAGAGTGATGGGCGAAGAGTATTTTGTCTCTAAACCCATCGTTAGCCGCATTCAAACAGCCCCCTATGTTTTAGACTATCATTGCTCCATCACCACCCACAACTTGCCCAATTTGAAAGACCCCCTAC
This region includes:
- a CDS encoding TIGR00366 family protein, with the protein product MFLLRHLTSACVFLASKCLPDSFVLVTLLSFIVFVLVYCLTGQDASSVISSWGNGAWTLLGFSMQMALILVLGQALASAKLVQKLLKYLASLPKGYYTALLLVTFLSLIANWINWGFGLVISAIFAKEIAKNVKGVDYRLLIASAYSGFVIWHGGLSGSIPLSVATQNENLSKISAGVIEKAIPISETIFSAYNLIIIGIILIGLPFLMAIIHPKKEEIVEIDAKLLKDEYKEIELIDHQKDKTIAHFLENSALLSYLLVFLGFGYLGVYFFKGGGISLNIVNTIFLFLGILLHKTPLAYVKAINHSTRSVAGILLQFPFYAGIMGMMAGHSEGGHSLAQMLSLAFTHIANEKTFALMTFLSAGIVNIFIPSGGGQWAIQAPIMLPAGQSLGVDPGVVSMAIAWGDAWTNMIQPFWALPALAIAGLGAKDIMGYCVLTLIFVGLVVCGVFYFLV
- a CDS encoding lipid A deacylase LpxR family protein, translated to MFFKFILCLLLGMFAWAKEDIPTPLTPSKRYSINIMTENDGYINPYIDEYYTAGNQIGFSTKEFDFSKNKAMKWTSYLGFFNKSPRVTRFGISLAQDMYTPSLENRKLVHLHDNHPYGGYLRVNLNVYNRHKTFMELFTLSLGTTGQDSLAAQTQRLIHKWGHDPQFYGWNTQLKNEFIFELHYQLLKKVPLLKTRFFSMELMPGFNVELGNARDYFQLGSLFRAGYNLDADYGVNKVNTAFDGGMPYSDKFSIYFFVGAFGRFQPLNIFIQGNSPETRGIANLEYFVYASEIGAAMMWRSLRVAFTITDISKTFQSQPKHHQIGTLELNFAF
- a CDS encoding hydantoinase/oxoprolinase family protein → MKDARVQVMGIDAGGTMTDTFFVKENGSFVVGKAQSNPEDESLAIYNSSQDALSHWKSDVSKVYPELLTCVYSGTAMLNRVVQRRGMEVGLICNKGFEQMHSMGRALQSYLGYALEERLHINTHKYDDPLIPLKRIRGVTERTDVKGQVVIPVRSEDVEIAVKELVEAGAKAIVICLLQSHKNAESERIVRDIALKELEKLGKNIPVFASVDYYPQRKESHRMNTTILEAYAAEPSRQTLSKVSNRFKEHGAKFDLRVMATHGGTISWKAKELARTIVSGPIGGVIGSKLLGETLGYDNIACSDIGGTSFDMALIVKSNFNIASDPDMARLVLSLPLVAMDSVGAGAGSFVRIDPHSRSVKLGPDSAGYRVGTCWKDSGLDTVSVTDCHIVLGYLNPDNFLGGLIKLDVERAKKHIKEQIADPLGISVEDAAAGVIELLDLELKEYLRSNISAKGYSPSDFVCFSYGGAGPVHTYGYTEGLGFKDVVVPAWAAGFSAFGCACADFEYRYDKSVDIAIPQYSSDESKKEACKIIQDAWDELTLKVIEEFKINGFSQKDVILRPGYRMQYMGQLNDLEITSPVSKAQSVADWEEIVKEYEKTYARVYSESACSPELGFSVTGVIMRGVVATQKPVIPVEKEHGATPSKEAKIGVRKFYRHKKWVDADVWQMEKLLPGNEVIGPAIIESDATTFVVPKGFATKLDKHRLFHLKEIK
- a CDS encoding hydantoinase B/oxoprolinase family protein — its product is MANLLKNGKTLKQARDEILARTEKTGYYNGLEKLEFKESDPIGYEKMFSKLRGGIVHARETAKRIAASPIVEQEGELCFTLYNAVGDSVLTSTGIIIHVGTMGSAIKYMVENDWEDNPGINDKDIFTNNDCAIGNVHPCDIMTLVPIFHDEKLIGWVGGVTHVIDTGSVTPGSMSTGQVQRFGDGYMITCRKTGANDESFKDWLHESQRSVRTPKYWILDERTRIAGCHMIRDLVMEVIKEDGIDSYMRFIDEVIEEGRRGLISRIKSMTIPGKYRKVAFVDVPYAHKDIGVCSEFAKLDTIMHSPVEITINKDATWKLDFDGASRWGWHSFNCNQVSFTSGIWVMMTQTLIPTSRINDGAYFATQFRLKKGTWMNPDDRRTGHAYAWHFLVSGWSALWRGLSQAYYSRGYLEEVNSGNANTSNWLQGGGINQDGEIHAVNSFETSSCGTGACAIKDGLNHAAAIWNPEGDMGDVEIWEMAEPLLYLGRNVKANTGGYGKYRGGNGFETLRMVWGAHDWTMFFMGNGYMNSDWGMMGGYPAASGYRFEAHNTDLENRIKNNASLPLGGDFNPTDRDYEKHISHASQVKRDKQCITTENCFDNYDLYLNYIKGGPGFGDPIERDLNAILEDLNSKQLLPEYAYKVYGAVVSQNKDGIWVGDETKTKARRKEILETRKARSIPVKQWMEQERNAILEKEASKQVKHMYATSFDLSPKFLSDFKKFWNLPKSWTMQEDELGVFTYGSKYRMDLSKLPDVRTVVLVDEK
- a CDS encoding acetone carboxylase subunit gamma — encoded protein: MSKYTQEQIKNLVEGSLDWNTILKMLSMPKDHERFQMYLNVLQDKVDFDDKIVLPLGPHLFVVQNPQKKWEIKCSCGHAFCTPEENWKLHANIYVRDTAEKMEEVYPKLLASDTNWQVYREYICPDCGILLDVEAPTPWYPVIHDFEPDIETFYKDWLGIQPPERR
- a CDS encoding diacylglycerol kinase, coding for MSDFKVPPKAKGFKRLFKALFYSKDGLKCAWIEESAFRQIIILALFCIILASCLAKDFLEWGLLITPCFLSVIIELINSSIEKAVDFTGTEFHPLAKKAKDIASSAQLVGLIFWALIWGRYLLTLYLK